From a single Arachis hypogaea cultivar Tifrunner chromosome 3, arahy.Tifrunner.gnm2.J5K5, whole genome shotgun sequence genomic region:
- the LOC112789541 gene encoding protein FAR1-RELATED SEQUENCE 5: protein MFEAWSRTPSSHRSPSCRRSPSGSPSKVVGRMEEEDVASLVHGAPAMADEVSFVGNEEELVSDEPYVCVGDEPSSEASEDANMDGYCGYNDGDDFYESWEDRGIDGIADFGRINFKEISFDEMRLLHFPDRHVAFAFYNLYAKMNGFAARKTRLRQNAKKLATQQQFVCFRQGFREFAADKEAYERKREPKPETRCGCLAQMRVHLHLESGRWIISYFDNVHNHEMLDGTLTFMLPGHRKMNSTAIEQMNMMLRVGIKTPQIYSAFVHTAGGFQNVPFLKRDMYNQIDKQRKLIGGDAVSCLRWLESYAEENPGTFVRYLADKENRLVHLFWSDNCSQLDYHVFGDVVAFDATYRKNKYMCPLVVFSGVNHHNQTIIFAAALVANESEETYSWLLERFLEAMKGKAPACVITDGHAAMRKAIEKVFPMAYHRLCAWHLLRNATSHLANPAFTSEFKKCMLFDYEVSEFEARWERLVTELQLQDNQWVCDLYDRRKMWATAHIHGHFFGGFRTTSRCEGLHSMLGKFVHSRHNLRNFVEQYFRCVSEMRSREAQSDMHSVVGHLVLQSPLHDLERSAAKLLTREIFILFRPMLSRACTLKVRSCTLTPTSDIYTISRWGNSHNNWHVSHYPEDSIFKCSCLRMESLGIPCDHIVALLVHLDFTEIPTSLVLERWSKNARSKVRQYVEKGPFSWDSMVSCRNWMLNDLCREMCVLASVREDKFETMTEKIRSEINRLKHDTEAGPSTPAVVGQSSTLEGCVQNPLVVRRKKRPKRDSVNRTLVRGVRRCSICHRVGHNRTSCQSNVWQGQRQQPSHEEDVDEDNYYTLNFGEEVDDEYAHYHSQPVGQEEHFGRYEEEFQVPLTDPYYSWHE from the exons ATGTTCGAGGCTTGGAGCAGGACGCCTTCGTCTCATCGGTCCCCGTCGTGTCGTCGGTCGCCGTCCGGTTCTCCGTCGAAG GTTGTTGGTAGAATGGAGGAGGAAGATGTAGCCTCGTTAGTTCATGGTGCACCGGCCATGGCCGATGAAGTTTCCTTTGTCGGGAACGAAGAAGAACTAGTTTCCGATGAGCCATATGTTTGTGTAGGCGATGAACCTTCATCAGAGGCAAGTGAGGATGCGAATATGGACGGGTATTGTGGCTataatgatggtgatgatttTTACGAAAGCTGGGAAGACAGAGGCATTGATGGGATTGCTGACTTTGGCCGAATTAACTTTAAAGAAATAAGTTTTGATGAGATGAGATTGCTACATTTTCCCGATCGACATGTAGCTTTTGCTTTCTACAATTTATATGCAAAAATGAATGGGTTCGCCGCAAGGAAGACCAGGCTAAGGCAAAATGCCAAGAAACTGGCGACACAACAGCAGTTTGTTTGCTTTAGGCAGGGGTTCAGAGAATTTGCCGCGGATAAGGAGGCATACGAACGTAAGCGGGAGCCTAAGCCTGAGACTAGATGTGGCTGTTTGGCGCAGATGCGTGTTCATCTACATTTGGAGAGTGGTAGATGGATTATTTCATACTTTGATAATGTTCACAACCATGAGATGCTCGACGGAACACTTACATTTATGCTCCCTGGTCATAGGAAGATGAATTCTACCGCAATTGAACAAATGAACATGATGTTGAGAGTCGGGATTAAAACACCACAGATATATTCAGCATTTGTGCATACTGCAGGGGGCTTCCAAAATGTACCATTTTTGAAGAGAGACATGTACAACCAGATTGATAAACAGAGAAAGCTAATAGGGGGCGATGCGGTGTCTTGTCTTCGGTGGTTGGAATCATATGCAGAGGAGAATCCTGGAACGTTTGTGCGTTACTTAGCAGACAAAGAGAATCGTTTGGTGCACCTTTTTTGGTCTGATAACTGTAGTCAATTAGATTACCATGTGTTCGGAGATGTTGTAGCATTTGATGCAACTTATCGAAAGAATAAGTACATGTGCCCACTGGTTGTGTTTTCTGGCGTAAATCACCATAACCAAACCATTATTTTCGCTGCTGCCCTTGTTGCAAATGAGAGTGAGGAGACATATTCTTGGCTACTTGAAAGATTTTTGGAAGCTATGAAGGGGAAAGCTCCTGCGTGTGTTATCACAGATGGGCACGCGGCAATGAGAAAGGCGATTGAAAAGGTATTTCCTATGGCTTATCATCGTCTCTGTGCATGGCATCTCCTTCGGAATGCAACATCACATTTGGCAAATCCAGCATTCACTTCTGAGTTTAAGAAATGCATGCTTTTTGATTATGAGGTTTCAGAGTTTGAAGCCAGGTGGGAGAGATTGGTCACTGAGCTTCAGCTTCAGGATAATCAGTGGGTCTGTGACCTTTATGATCGGAGGAAAATGTGGGCAACGGCTCACATTCATGGCCACTTTTTCGGTGGATTTCGGACGACATCAAGATGCGAGGGTTTGCATTCGATGCTTGGTAAGTTTGTCCACTCTCGCCATAATTTGAGGAACTTTGTTGAACAATATTTTCGCTGTGTATCAGAGATGAGATCTCGGGAAGCACAATCCGATATGCATAGCGTGGTTGGACACTTGGTGTTGCAAAGTCCGTTACATGATTTGGAAAGGTCTGCTGCAAAGTTACTAACGAGGGAGATATTTATCTTGTTTCGGCCCATGCTGTCCCGTGCATGTACATTAAAGGTCCGGTCTTGTACATTGACTCCGACATCGGACATATACACCATTTCACGGTGGGGCAATTCACACAACAACTGGCATGTTTCGCACTATCCCGAGGATTCAATATTTAAATGCTCTTGTTTAAGGATGGAATCCCTTGGAATACCATGCGATCACATTGTAGCTCTTCTTGTACATCTTGATTTCACGGAAATCCCAACAAGTCTTGTTTTGGAGAGGTGGTCTAAGAACGCTCGGTCGAAGGTGAGGCAATATGTTGAGAAGGGACCGTTTAGTTGGGACTCTATGGTAAGTTGTCGCAATTGGATGCTGAACGACCTATGTAGGGAGATGTGTGTGCTTGCTTCAGTGAGGgaggataaatttgaaacaatGACTGAGAAGATACGCAGTGAGATCAATCGATTAAAGCATGACACCGAAGCTGGGCCTTCGACACCCGCGGTTGTTGGCCAATCATCCACACTCGAGGGGTGCGTTCAAAACCCACTTGTTGTGCGTCGCAAGAAGAGGCCAAAGAGGGACTCAGTTAACCGTACCTTGGTTAGGGGTGTGAGACGGTGTAGCATTTGTCATCGGGTTGGGCATAATCGAACTTCTTGCCAGTCAAATGTTTGGCAGGGCCAGCGGCAGCAGCCTAGCCACGAGGAAGACGTCGATGAAGATAACTACTACACTCTTAACTTTGGGGAGGAAGTTGATGAT GAGTatgctcattatcattctcaacccGTGGGGCAAGAGGAACACTTTGGCCGGTATGAAGAGGAGTTCCAAGTGCCATTGACGGATCCTTATTATAGTTGGCATGAGTAG